The Acidipropionibacterium virtanenii DNA segment GATGATGACGTCGACCCCCTCACCCTGGACGTTGAGATCGCCGTCGGTCACCAGGGCGGCGACCTCGATCAGTCCGTCATGGACCAGGTCGAGCCCGGTCATCTCGCAGTCGATCCACACAAGCATGTTGTTCACACCCCCAACCCTAGACGCCGCCCGCCGATCGCAGGCAGGTCGGTGACGGTGCAGCTGGGCCCGAACGCCCGAATCCACTAAACTCGCGAGCGCTGGCCCGGTAGCTCAGCGGATAGAGCAGCAGCCTTCTAATCTGTCGCGCGTGGGTTCGATTCCCACCCGGGCCGCCACACACCCTGACGATGCCCACCCGGTCGGTAGGGTGGCCGGTATGTCCGGTTCGATCGTGTCCCAGCGGCCCTGGTGGTCGCGGCTGGTGCGCAATCCGTGGACCTGGATCGTGCTGGCGACGATCCTCGCCTCGGCCGCGCTGCTGTACAGCCAGTACCGGATATTCCACGCCGACACCCCCGTCACCGTCGACGGCAAGAAGTACCTGATCCCCGGCATCACGATGCGCTCCTTCAAGATCGCCTTCCAGTACGCCTGGCCCACGGCGGCGGTGTGGTCGCTGCTGTTCATCTGGCTGGACCGCTTCCGCACCCGCCACCTGGCGATCTGGTTCACGGTCTTCGCCTGGGGGGGACCGGTGGCCACCACCGCCAGCCTCCACATCAACACCTGGATGGCCGGCCTGCTCAAGGTCGACGGCGGCGTCGACCCCACCCAGGGAGCTGGGCCGGCGATCTATTCGGCGCCCTTCGTCGAGGAGACCTGCAAGGCCACGATCCTGTTCCTGCTGGCCCTGTTCATGCGCGAGAGACTCACCTCGATCGTGCAGACGGTGAGCCTGGCCGGGCTGTCGGCGATCGGCTTCGCCTTCATCGAGAACGTCATCTACTACGCGCGGGCCGACAACTACGCCCGCATCACCATCGCCGCCGGCGACCCCATCGAGGCGGTCCGCAGGCAGGCCTTCCTGCGCGGCGTCGTGACCTCATTCGGACACCCGCTGTTCACCTCGATGACCGGCATCGGGCTGGCCCTGGGCCTGCGCTCGCGCAGCCGGCTGGTGCGGATCCTCGCCCCGGTCACCGGATTCCTGGGAGCGGTGATCGGCCACATGGCCTTCAACGGCACCCTGTCGGTGGTCCCGGAGGACAAGCTCATGACGTACTGGTTCATCGCCCTGGGGCTGGTGGCCTCCGTCGTGGTGTTCCTGGTGATCCGGCTGTTCCGCGAGGGCCGGATGATCCGCAACCGGCTGGGCGATTACGTGGTGATGGGATGGTTGACGCCGCGCGACCCGATCGTGCTGTCAGCGATGCGGCGGCGCTGGTGGATCGGTTTCGTGGCCCTGTCCCACGGACTGCGGACGTGGTGGGCGACGCTGGCCTTCATGCGCGCCACCACCGAGCTCGCCTACCTGCGCGACGCCGTGACCCGCGGGACGGTGGACGGGGCCGAGGCGCGCCAGAAGGAACTGCTCGACCGGATCGAGGGGCTGCGCCCCCGCGCCGTCACCGAGTCGGCCGGCGCCCGCCCGGTGCCGCCGCATCTGCCGGCATGGTGGCCGCGCCGCCGCCAGATCGCCCAGGCCGTGCGGAGATTCGCGCCCCCGGCGCCGGGTTCGCGTCCGGCCGCCGGCTGGGCTCCGCCGCGTCCCTGAATCGCCCTCGCCGGGAGTTGTCCACAGGGGAGGCCCGAAGAGGCCCTCACGAGAAGTTGTCCACAGGGGAGGCCCGAAGAGGCCCTCACGAGAAGTTGTCCACAGATCTGCCCGCAGCCGACAGATCGACCCCTCCCGCACCGATAACTGAGGTGAGAGGGAAGGAGTTGCGATGGACGCGAACATCTCATTCACCGGCAATCTCGGCACCGATGTCGATTTCGTCCGCAGGGAGAACTGGTGCGGGGCGCGCTTCCGCGTCGCCCAGACCCCGCGGTTCATGCGGGACGGGGTCTGGATCGACGGGGAGACCACCTGGCTGTCGGTGCGGGTCAACGGCAGACTGGCCGAGCACTGCAAGGAGAGTCTGAACAAGGGCGATCCGGTGGTCGTCGTGGGCCGGCTGCGCACCCAGGTATGGACCACCCAGGAAGGGGTCCAGCGCGAGCAGCAGGTGGTGCAGGCCATCTCGGTCGGCCACGACCTGCAGCGGGGCAGGAGCCGGATGATCCGCCCGGCGCCGCGTCCCGAGGAGGCCCCGATCAGCGACCCGACGGGTCGCTTCGCGGACCCGGAGCAGGCCGAGGACGCTCCGGTGCCCGAGCGGCCGGAGCCCCTCGCAGAGGGTCCGGCAGAGGTCGACGGCATGGTCGTCGATCGTGACACGGGGGAGGTGCTGTCTGGGTGACCCGATGATCCGCACTCCCCGCGTTCTCCTCCGGAGCGTCGAGTTGGAGTTCCTCCTACCTGCCCGGGCCGCCGTCGGTGGCCCGGGCAGGGCGCGGCTGGCATACTGGCCGGGGTCGCCCGGTCGGGGGAACGCGGCGACGGTCCAGGTCTTTCCAGTCCACGAGGTCCGGGTTCACAGGGCCGCGAGTTCAGCACGCCAGTCACGAGGAGCGCCGATGGCAGAGTTCATCTACACCATGCACAACGTCCGCAAGGCGGTGGGAGACAAGGTCATCCTCGACGACGTCACCCTCTCCTTCTACCCCGGGGCCAAGATCGGCGTCGTGGGGCCCAACGGCGCCGGCAAATCGACCATGCTCAAGCTGATGGCCGGCCTGGACACGCCCAACAACGGCGAGGCGAACCTGGCCAAGGGCGCCACGGTCGGCATCCTGCTCCAGGAACCGCCCCTGACCGAGGACAAGACGGTCCTGGAGAACGTCGAGGAGGGAGTCGGCGAGATCAAGGCGAAGCTCAACCGCTTCGAGGAGGTCTCGGCGGCGATGGCCGATCCCGACGCCGACTTCGACGCCCTGATGGCCGAGATGGGCGAACTGCAGACCGAGCTGGACGCCGCCAACGCCTGGGACATCGACGCCCAGCTCGCCCAGGCGATGGACGCGCTCCAGTGCCCGCCGCCCGAGACCCCCGTCGACGTCCTGTCCGGTGGCGAGCGACGCCGCGTGGCGCTGTGCAAGCTCCTGCTGGAGGCGCCCGACCTGCTGCTGCTCGACGAGCCCACCAACCACCTGGACGCCGAGTCGGTCAACTGGCTGGAGGGCCACCTGCGCTCCTACGCCGGGGCCGTGCTGGCCGTCACCCACGACCGGTACTTCCTGGACAACGTGGCGCAGTGGATCTGCGAGGTCGACCGCGGCAAGCTGCGCGGCTACGAGGGCAACTACTCGACCTACCTCGACACCAAGCGCCAGCGCCTCCAGATCGAGGGCAAGAAGGACGCCAAGCGCGCCAAGATCCTGGAGCGGGAGCTGGAGTGGGCCCGCTCCTCGCCGAAGGCCCGCCATGCCAAGAACCGTGCCCGCCTGGCCCGCTATGAGGAACTGGCCGCCGAGGCCGAGCGCAACCGCAAGATCGACACCGCCGAGATCAACATCCCGCCGGGCCCGCGGCTGGGCAGCGTGGTGCTGGAGGCGAACGGGCTGACCAAGGCCTTCGGCGATCACCTGCTGTACCGGGACCTGTCCTTCGATCTGCCGAGGGCCGGCATCGTCGGCATCATCGGGCCCAACGGCGTCGGCAAGACGACGCTGTTCAAGATGATCGTGGGCCAGGAGCAGCCCGACTCGGGCACCCTGAAGGTGGGGGAGACGGTGAGCTTCTCCTATGTCGACCAGAACCGTGCCGGCATCGACGCGAAGAAGAACCTGTGGCAGGTGGTCTCCGACGGGCTGGACTACATCAAGGTGGCCAACTTCGAGGTGCCCTCGCGCGCCTACGTGGCCAGCTTCGGGTTCAAGGGTCCCGACCAGCAGAAGCCCGCCGGGGTGCTGTCGGGCGGTGAGCGCAACCGCCTGAACCTGGCGCTGACGCTGAAGCAGGGCGGCAATGTGCTGATCCTGGACGAGCCGACCAACGACCTGGACGTGGAGACCCTCTCCAGCCTGGAGGACGCCCTGCTGGAGTTCCCCGGCTGCGCCGTCATCACATCCCACGACCGCTGGTTCCTGGACCGCATCGCCACCCACATCCTGGCCTGGGAGGGCGAGGACGAGGACGGGGTGCCGCGCTGGTTCTGGTTCGAGGGCAACTACGCCGACTACGAGGCCAACAAGATCGAGCGCCTCGGCCCGGAGGCCGCCCGTCCGCACGCCTCCAAGCACCGTCGCCTCACTCGCGGCGAGTGATCCCGTAGCGGAATCCGCGATGCCCCGCACCCATCAGGGTGCGGGGCGTTCACATACCCCCGCCACTCAGGAGATGTGGGCCGCGAGCAGCTCTGCCAGGGTGAGGGCGCGGCGTCCGGCCAGGTCGGAGGTCTGACGCCGGCAGGAGAACCCGTCGGCCAGCACGATCGCGCCCGGCCCGGCCTGCTCGATGGCCGGCAGCAGGTCGTGCTCGGCCACCGCCACCGAGGTCTCGTAGTGGCCGATCTCCACCCCGAAGTTGCCGGCGTAGCCGCAGCACCCGCCGACCGTGACGACGTCGGCCCCGGAGGCCTCCAGCAGCCGCTGGTCCGGGCCGAAGCCGAGGATCGAGGCGTGGTGGCAGTGGGGCTGGGCGACGACGGTGTGGCCGGCCAGGCTCGGCGGCGTCCATCCGGCGGCCTCCAGCATCTCGGCCATGGTGTGGACGTTCTTCGCGACGGTCTGTGTGCGCGGGTCGTCGCCGATCAGTTCGAGGGCGTCGGAGCGCCACACGGTGGTGCAGGAGGGCTCCAGGCCGACGATCGGGATGCCGGCCTCGGCCAGTGGGGCGAGCACGTCGAGAGCGGCCCGCAGCTTCTTCCTCGCACCGTCGAGCTGCCCGGTGGTGATCCAGGTGAGGCCGCAGCACACGTCGTCGGTGAGCACCTCGGGCCGGTAGCCGGCGTCGGCCAGCACCGCCACCACGG contains these protein-coding regions:
- a CDS encoding PrsW family intramembrane metalloprotease, which gives rise to MSGSIVSQRPWWSRLVRNPWTWIVLATILASAALLYSQYRIFHADTPVTVDGKKYLIPGITMRSFKIAFQYAWPTAAVWSLLFIWLDRFRTRHLAIWFTVFAWGGPVATTASLHINTWMAGLLKVDGGVDPTQGAGPAIYSAPFVEETCKATILFLLALFMRERLTSIVQTVSLAGLSAIGFAFIENVIYYARADNYARITIAAGDPIEAVRRQAFLRGVVTSFGHPLFTSMTGIGLALGLRSRSRLVRILAPVTGFLGAVIGHMAFNGTLSVVPEDKLMTYWFIALGLVASVVVFLVIRLFREGRMIRNRLGDYVVMGWLTPRDPIVLSAMRRRWWIGFVALSHGLRTWWATLAFMRATTELAYLRDAVTRGTVDGAEARQKELLDRIEGLRPRAVTESAGARPVPPHLPAWWPRRRQIAQAVRRFAPPAPGSRPAAGWAPPRP
- a CDS encoding single-stranded DNA-binding protein, with the translated sequence MDANISFTGNLGTDVDFVRRENWCGARFRVAQTPRFMRDGVWIDGETTWLSVRVNGRLAEHCKESLNKGDPVVVVGRLRTQVWTTQEGVQREQQVVQAISVGHDLQRGRSRMIRPAPRPEEAPISDPTGRFADPEQAEDAPVPERPEPLAEGPAEVDGMVVDRDTGEVLSG
- the ettA gene encoding energy-dependent translational throttle protein EttA, encoding MAEFIYTMHNVRKAVGDKVILDDVTLSFYPGAKIGVVGPNGAGKSTMLKLMAGLDTPNNGEANLAKGATVGILLQEPPLTEDKTVLENVEEGVGEIKAKLNRFEEVSAAMADPDADFDALMAEMGELQTELDAANAWDIDAQLAQAMDALQCPPPETPVDVLSGGERRRVALCKLLLEAPDLLLLDEPTNHLDAESVNWLEGHLRSYAGAVLAVTHDRYFLDNVAQWICEVDRGKLRGYEGNYSTYLDTKRQRLQIEGKKDAKRAKILERELEWARSSPKARHAKNRARLARYEELAAEAERNRKIDTAEINIPPGPRLGSVVLEANGLTKAFGDHLLYRDLSFDLPRAGIVGIIGPNGVGKTTLFKMIVGQEQPDSGTLKVGETVSFSYVDQNRAGIDAKKNLWQVVSDGLDYIKVANFEVPSRAYVASFGFKGPDQQKPAGVLSGGERNRLNLALTLKQGGNVLILDEPTNDLDVETLSSLEDALLEFPGCAVITSHDRWFLDRIATHILAWEGEDEDGVPRWFWFEGNYADYEANKIERLGPEAARPHASKHRRLTRGE